From the Chloroflexus aurantiacus J-10-fl genome, one window contains:
- a CDS encoding cyanophycinase: MKILMPIGGALDHENPHIMREFVERSGGAQARIVILPQASALAETGSHYVHQCLSLGAGQVISLEFRQRHAADTTENLDAIEEASGIFFTGGAQMRITQLIGGTRLADALYRAYLRGCVIAGTSAGASVLSKTMIAYGKSGPTPRERIVQCSPGLGFTDRFVFDQHFRQRDRWGRLIYVVCTHPGVLGIGIDEDTAAIIEDEQHIRVYGKGAVTILDGRTISESNVAEVEAGRPVAVGHLTAHVLTAGCTYDCVNGNAHITVVPSLSDE; encoded by the coding sequence ATGAAGATATTGATGCCCATTGGGGGTGCTCTCGATCACGAAAACCCTCATATTATGCGTGAATTTGTCGAGCGTTCAGGCGGAGCGCAAGCGCGGATCGTGATTTTGCCCCAGGCTTCAGCTTTAGCCGAAACCGGTTCACACTACGTACATCAGTGCCTGTCATTGGGAGCGGGACAGGTTATCTCATTGGAATTTCGCCAACGGCATGCTGCTGACACAACCGAAAACTTAGACGCGATTGAAGAAGCCAGCGGTATTTTTTTTACCGGCGGAGCACAAATGCGTATTACCCAGCTCATCGGTGGTACTCGTCTGGCCGATGCCCTGTATCGGGCATATCTACGAGGTTGCGTCATTGCAGGGACGAGCGCTGGTGCTTCCGTCCTGTCCAAAACGATGATCGCGTATGGTAAGAGTGGCCCTACCCCACGCGAGCGGATCGTGCAATGTTCACCAGGATTAGGCTTCACCGACCGCTTTGTCTTCGATCAGCATTTTCGTCAGCGTGATCGTTGGGGCAGATTAATTTACGTCGTATGTACTCATCCCGGTGTGTTGGGCATCGGTATCGATGAAGATACGGCCGCCATCATTGAGGATGAGCAGCACATCCGGGTATATGGAAAAGGCGCAGTTACGATACTAGACGGACGAACCATTTCGGAGTCAAATGTTGCTGAGGTTGAGGCTGGACGACCGGTGGCCGTTGGACACCTGACAGCACATGTATTAACGGCAGGCTGCACCTACGATTGTGTGAATGGTAACGCGCATATTACCGTTGTGCCCTCGCTTAGCGATGAGTAG